The Bombus pascuorum chromosome 4, iyBomPasc1.1, whole genome shotgun sequence genomic interval AGTGTCATTCGTAGATTTGATAGAAAGATCAAAATGATTTGTGTGAGGAGATTCACCTTCTTCGGGTCTGGTGAAATCTTCCGTCGGACTTTTGGTATTCGATCGAtcagagaaagaggaagaaagccACGACCCAGTGGAAGGTACTAGGGGTCTAGCCACTGTACTACCATGATTCTGCAAACTGAAATCTTCAGAGATCTCTACGTTTCCATAATTGCTCGTTACTCCTGTGCTTTTATCGAAAGAAGTAGACTGATCGACATAATCGTCAGAATCAGTCTGGAACCTCGGTATCTCGGTCGTTCTTGAACTAGGTTCATCATTCTGAGTCGTGTAACGATTAAATAAAGTGGACCCTTCAGGTAGATCCGGTACCTTTATCTGGAACTTACTTTGCGTCTTTTGAGGAGATTCTAGAAATTCGACTGGTCTAGACGTTTGAGAACCACTGTCCTCTGTATCGATGTGTTTCTCATTAAAAAGTTCGGAATTTATGTCAGTAGAATTGTTCAAAGCACTCGATCCATTTGATATCGAAGAACGTGGTTCGTAAAGATTCGTACTTGCTTTGATGGTACTTTCGATAATTGACGAAGCGGTCGTTGATGGGAAagtattgaaattattcagaaattctTCCTTATTGGTTTTGGTGTCTCTTTGATCGTTTCTTTGGTATTGTTCGGtcgtttcctctttcttttctccggGATAACGCGTAGGCTCCGGTCTGACCAAGGTGTACTTAATCTCttctttattgaaattaattcctCTTTGAGTTTCGCCATAAACTTTGGTTTCGTCTCTCGCAGGATTCTGTTCGTCAACCGAGATTCCCCTGAACGACTGATGAAACGCGTGGCCTAGACCAATGCTACCCTTCGTTTCGAAGTCGTCCAGAGGTTCTTCGTCGTTGCTGTTGTGGTTGAATCCTGCGTAGACCCTATCAAACAAAGAACTTCCTCCGTTCGACACTTTGGTAcgattgtaattaaaatcgtCGAAAACCCTCACCTGGAATCTCTCTTTAGGATGTTCGTCTCTCGTTTCGTCGCTATTGACATCGTCATAATCGTACTCGTAACTCTCCTGTCGATTATAATCATCATCCCTGTTCGGTTTCCTCACAGAAACAGCTTCAGCTATTTTCAAGTCTCTTTCTAAATCCTGTCTGTTCTTATCGTCGTTCGAGAAGACTCTAGTAGGAGGAGTGACGAAGCTGTTTGACCTACTGCGCGAAAGATAATATTCAGAGCTGTCTATCGCCTGGTCCAACTTGTTGTATGCCAAAGTAGACGATTTGAATGTCGTAGGGACAGTTGGAGAGTAAAATCTCCTAGTTGTAGTGGTGACAGTCGGTACAGTAGGTGCGTAAGATGGTTGGAACTGATTGGTGAACTCGCTGGGCCTTCGATAGGTCTCCTGGAAATCTTTGTTCCTCTGGTCTCCATATCCTGGATCGTTGATCTTCTGAACTCGGATAATCGGCGAATCTTCGTAAGGAGACCTAAATTTTTCGCCAGAATAGAATTTGCCTTGATAATTTCCACTGATTTCCGGCTTTTTGTCTTTGAACTGATAGGGTGGCAGGAAATCTCGATTGGCAGGTCTACGATAGTCTTCGAAATTGGTCCTCAAATCGTTTCCTGCTGTGTCAACCGAAGAATAATCGGGGATTCTTCCTGGACCTCTCTGATAGTCCACCACGCTTCCAGTTCGATCAGGATCCACCAGACCATCCTTGGTCACGTCTGTTCCTGATTGAAGACTGATCATTGCGTAAGCGTTTCGAATCATCTCGTCGTCGTCTTGCTGATAACTGTTACGATTCACGTCGATGTATTTGCTGCTAGCTGAACAGTCTACTTTGGTCCACCAGTCACAGGTGAGCAGCTTTTGACTGAATACAGAGCCTATGGGGCAGAGGAAGGAGGAGACCAATACGTCGTGGCACACGTGGAAAACCTGGCATCCCGCCACCTCGTCCGCGTAGTACCCTAaggaaaattagaaatgtttatttttttaaattctgagATTCCGTAATAACCTTCGATATCGAAATACAAAATCTGCAATATTTctatctaattttttaatattcgagTGTTTGGATGGCAGACATTTCTAAAGCTCTCTATCattctttcaattattatttttaatccatAGTCTTATAAAAGACTAAAACGTTTCACGTACTTGAAAAGcttttctaattcttctttcctatttttctcttAGTAGAGAAATTTAGATTCCAATTCCctgaatttcgattttttaatacgACTAACtgggtattttattttccattctgATAATAATACTGTATCTTCCAAAAGAATTTTAACGGTTTACCAGAGGAAATATGAACAATTCGATTCGTTATTTAATCGATACTTGATCAATCCGTGCTCCTGTCTTCTAAATGTTCCTTTATTctgttttttcaatttaaaataatcgcGCAATAAGCAATGTTTAACTACGATGCGCGTTACGTAAGGAACGCGAGGCGACTTTTCCATGCTTGTTCAacatctttctctcttcctttgaATTATCTAATAACGCGGTTTCTTCCGCGAGTTTAGACTCGCGATACAAAAGACGCCCCAGTGTTCATCGCGACCTGACCTGCTGcttggaaatttcaattaagtTGCTTTCTTCATTCTATGAATGCTCGCCACGATTTCTTTCGACAAGAAAATGGATATCGTGTGTATCGAACGTAACAGTGATGGATGACGCATTAAAAGTAGTTACTGAGGTTTCTTtcaggaaagaaggaaaagtcGAAGTCGTGAGGCTTCGATTTTCACTTTAGAATTACGTTTGATTTAGTTGGACgtgttagaaattttttaaatttttctataaaatagtGTGATTTAGCTTTTTAGAAACCAaacaatttattgtaatagAGTCGATAGAAAGAGAGATCGAAGAtgtgaattttctttttgtaatcATATTTGCGCAGCTTGTCGCCTAAGGTAGCCATAAACCAGGAAAAATCACGTCGCAAACCTATAAGTAAAAAAACTATTTCCATTTTGTGgataaatttttgatacgGTCAACATCCAGCGAGCTGGAAGCTGTTAAAACTTGATAAAAGATTAAACAGgatgaaacaaagaaacacGAATCGAGTGAcgttttattcaataaatttagGACGAAATAAATAACCAAAAATCGAACGGATAAATTTGGAGAAGAATGACAGGATCTGTAAAGTTCTCGATAATCCCAATTACACGCGTTGCAAGAAGATGTTGCAAGTTTTGGCTAATCTTTTTACACATACACACAGACATATAGGGTAAATTTCGTATACAGACATATAAGATAGATCAGCTcctctttttatataaatttttaatcaaatgccagaattagaaaattaacttTAAAAAAACTTCAAAGTAACTCTCTTttcaaaggaaagaaaaaactaAAATCTTTCTTCTGAAAAATTCCCATATCGTAAGATAAGACATTAAGCTTTCACTATTTTCCATCGGCAAAAGTCAAACATCGTATCGATTTGTAACCAGCTGAATAACAGCATACTAAGCTTCTGAACGGCGATTGGCTCGCGTCAGAATCGTTTGAATTATCCGTCTGGCCTTTATCTTATTGTTGAGTCGCTTTCGCCGACATTCTGTTGCTTCTGCAGGAACATCGTATAACTGTACAAGATTATCAGGATATTGCTCAATAAAGAAACTATATAACAGAGTACTACACGGAGACTGTACTTTCTTTTGCCTTCTGGAACTCGTTCATATTCGCGCCACTTATCTAAATGGTCGTTGttcataaatgtaattaagtGTGTGGACGAAATCGCCAACGAACCTGTTATTTTCACAGCAAAGAATCGTGAAACTGGCAAAAGATTATTTTCTCGTCGATATGGACGTTTAAAAGTCCCTATTTCTTATTAGTGAGATTATATTAACGATTCTCTGGAAGATTTTTAGCGACTGTATGGATTTGACAAGTTTCAATTTCTGTCAATCCGATCTAAACTTAACTCGAATCTAATCCAAATCAGAAGATCGGACCTCTCTTCTTCGACtctgtataaaaattttctaacaattCCAACAATTTCGTAAGTTTCAATTGTTACGGTTACTTTGCTTCTGGCAACGTTCCACGATTTGAAAGTTTTCATAAGATGCAAGAAGAAGATTCATACCAGGTCTCGAACGAACACGCGTAGCTAAAGGTAAATACGTTTCGTTGGACGACGCGAACGTTTGCCTTTCCAGCTGAAACGTACATCTACAAACATTTTCGTGCGATTTTTGCGACAAGTTTCGCCCCACGGCTAGTGGAACGTTGACCTATTgcgaaatcgaagaaaatactGCAAATGGATTTCACAGGTCGCACGTGCTAGCATCGTGTGCGTGAGAGACATCCTTGACATCGATACTGCACGTGGAAAAGCGCGAAACACGTGTGAATCAATGGTAATCGGTCGTAGGATAGAGCTGATGCACGTGGATCATTAATAGGATAAGTACACTCTGGAAACcgtttgttttaatattttttattaataattggtATATACGAAATGTCGTTTCgcagaatttaaatttagtagGGTAATACCGAAGATTATAGTTCCATACGATTGATTTAGGATTCTTTATAAATGAGAAAGtttacgtaattgaatatactTCAATCAAAAGGAAATTGAGAATTGGgaaagatattatattattattattaagcatattattatatagagaATCTTCTTACTTTTACTGCTCTGTTCATAGACCGAAGTGAATATTCTCTTAGACGTTTGATTTGAAAGATATTCGCGACAAATACGTTCAATTTCGTTTCTACGAACTCTGGCAGAAGCAATCGGACGAGCAATCTAtggattttattaatatagatGCCAATTTCAACCGCTTTCTTTCGACCTGAATGGTTAAGATCAAGCGGTCATACCATTGCAGTTTCATATGattgatttaaaattctttattgttgaagtggtcaccacttctaagaaaactctacatctggccTTTTTAGTTTCCttaagcaccgaagccatcgataaaaagcgtatagacaaaagactgggacaaAGGtagaccataaacagtagacaggcgacaTGGCTTTAaggctttcagtcatagggtagcACTGCTAGTGTGCGGATttggaccagctcaaattatattccttcttgtatttacacttctgtattaaaatatattttctaccttacaatttgtccacgctttcctttgttcacacGTTCAATAAcctcaatatttataaatgagaaagtttacgtaattaaatatacgaatcAAAAGGAAATTGAGAATTGGgaaagatattatattattattattaagcatattattatatagagaATCTTCTTACTTTTACTGCTCTGTTCATAGACCGAAGTGAATATTCTCTTAGACGTTTGATTCGAAAGATATTCGCGACAAATACGTTCAATTTCGTTTCTACGAACTCTGGCAGAAGCAATCGGACGAGCAATCTAtggattttattaatatagatGCCAATTTCAACCGCTTTCTTTCGACCTGAATAGTTAAGATCAAGCGGTCATACCATAGATTGCTATGTGAAAATTGACTAACTCGGACGTGGTTGCATTAGCTGTCCGAACAGAATCTCTTCTTGTACGTAGTAATTCGCAGCATTATAAAGTGAAATTGAGGGTAAAGGTGTACGTAAatctgtttcaattttattccgAGGAATTGAATTGTATCTAGAAACATATTCGCTTCGATTCTATATATCAGTCACTACAAAAATCTTTTgtcttatattatttgaaaatccCAAGTATTTAAGCGAAACACTACGAAtgcaaaattgtaaaataacgtGGCCGATGTATTGTTTCCGggaatagagaaagagaaatattatttctagaAGAAAAAGTCGGATATCCATCGAGAATCGAGATATTTACAAGACACTTGTTAgcttgttaaattaataattaattgctgTAATTATTTCTCTAAAACTTATCGTatagttatattatacaaagaaCCTTTGTTTcaagataattaattagatatattaactacaaaaatataattcaatatatgtgtaaagatataaataataagtaagAATTATATCAACTTTATGATGAAATTCTATGCGAATAAATCTCTCATCTTCTAAAGATTTTTATTCCGGAATGATGTATTAACCATATACTAAGTTTTACGaaggtagaaaaaaaaacaatttaattcaCCTCGTGAGCGTCCCTCGCACGTGAAACCTGTCTGAGGGAGCGTCGTGTATGCCGGATAATCAATACCTGGTTCTCCTGGCACGTTCTTCCTAATATCTGACAAatctaaaacaaaaaaatgcaAAGAACATACAATCGCTTAGTACTCGCTGCTCACTTAATAGTCgaacaagaaaaattaataaacgtgaataatattattcaaatgaaTTGGATAGCGATGctattgattttatattgCGGGTTATTATGGACGATAAAATCGACAAGATATTCcaaaattatattgttattgtaGTAACAAATTCGAGAGAATGGCAAGCATCTACAGATCATCCTAGCAtgacattaaataaatatcatcgaaTGACTGTGAGCATTTCAATGAACTTTGAACGATGCGATGACTGTGCTCGTATATGCTGAGAATGAAAGGTATACGTTCTGAATTATGGTAAATGTTACGATGACTATGAATGGCCTGTTAATTGTTTGTTCGAACAAACACACTTACGTTTGTTTAAAACTCCAACTTCTTgcaaaacattgaaatttttcactcTTCCGATAactaaatatcaaatttcagGCTCTTAGActttttagtaaaaaattgtttaaaatattcatttgtgCTCCACCAGATCATTAGATAAACTCTACAAGTGACCCTTTTCGCAAAAGTAAAGAATCATTAGAATTTGACTAAATCTCTTTGTTCTATGtaccataaaatatttatttcaatatccaTTTCTTCGTCGATTCTTCGACTTCGaagataaagtaaaattacaataaatcatagtagaatttaaataatgagATAATTatcgattgaattttattctttcatttcttcgtgcagtatattatagaatttatttaaagaggACAAGgttattcataaataattcgacaagataataatacgtaatcgTAGAaagtataaatgtaaaatatctgCTCAGCCagagaagaaatattcaaaaccGAATAAACAATgattaaaatgaaagattCGACCAACACAGATTTCACGCGGAGAAACTGAATCATCACGTGCCAAGCCTTACATAAAGGAGCATAATGGCTCGTGGTGAGTCAAGGTCGTGAAAAACACCTCGTCAGGATAATCCAGCGTGTGTGACATTTAACAGGATATGTTCGCTTCGTTTACGGCGCCACACGTGATTTCTTTGGTTTGCTTGTTGTAAGTCGCGAGAGGTTTCACGTGACCTATAGCGCGATTTTTCCATCATCCGTCATACCTAACGCCTTTCACGCCACTTGATAATGTCCTCGTCCGACGACTGCTTTTTAATCCAACGGAACGTCTATCACTCGGTATTTAACGACGTAGGTTCGTACTTTgcgaagatagaaaaataaagaaaaattattaataatctcGGTAATCAGAATTTTTCCTTCGTACCTGTAAAAGAGACTGTAACTCGCAATTATATCTTTGGTGGAGGACCTTCGTATAGCAATTTAGATTCCCCCATCGATTTCCTCGTAATTTCTGTACTTAATGTTAAAGGTGTCGATAGTAATTTGCCTCGTTTTGATAGATCATTCTCGTAGTGAGAAGTTCTTTGGAATGGTATAAGATTGATTGTACCTTGCGTTAAACAGTCTTGTGCTTGTTGAGAGGAGTAGTAATTTTGTACTTTTCGTGAGGCCGCTTAGAAGCCACGTAGAAtatgagaatataaaattgtagaaatgcAAAAAATACCGAGAATCttggaaatattttgcaaCACGAATCCTCGTTTCTAATGATCGATCATTCATAACGAGTGTCTGTTTTTAACAGCACTAGCATCGATCGATAGAATCGGTGTCAACGCGTaattaatcgaagaaaaaggaacaagATGAATAACATTACACCGCCTAAGCGTCGGAGAATTAGCATATTACGAGTCCTTTTTTATTGGCACCTCCGTTCGTATGACAATACTCTTTGCTGACTGTAGACGTATCAAACAATCGTGtcaatgaataaaaatgatgtCACGAGTTATTAATTGCTGGGGACACAAGAATAAAGCAACTGTGATTGCAGGCAAATAAAATCTAAAGgtgaaaattgagaaatgtTAACGAGAATTCATCTGCGCAGTGGAGATTTAATGGAAAGTcaattttagtttttatattagaaattgCGAGAAAAGGAAGGGACTCCTTGACCCGTCCCCATTCTCCAGctgattattttcataaaatcacTTTACAGATAGTTATCGTCGTTCCTTGTTAAGGATCTTTCTATTCATAGTGCCATCGACTTTGTTAGGTAGCATTGTTCAACCAGTTATCAGTTATTACGATGGCTGACAGTATCTGGCAGCGATATTAAATCTAAacgttacaaatttttcacacTTTAAGTAACACACGGCGATATAGGCTCGGACATTGTTAAAATAAGATACTTGAAAAATGATCATTCGAACGATATATCATCTCGTGTGGTTAGATGTcactttatatcattttacgaGATCGAATGTTAagataattacaatttcaagTTACATTCCCCTGTACGTCGCATCTTGATAAAACAAGATAATTCGTCAAAACGACGAATTTCGTGATTTTACGGTTAATTggcataaaattaaatcattaGGATCGCTACGTGTTAATTAGTAaggaattttatacaaaaaaagaCAAGAAACGAACAATCTACCTGTTTTCTCTTGGTAAGGATCGTACTGGCCACCAGCAGATCCGTAACTGTCGAACGCTCCCTCTTCTTCCGGATCGAAGAACTTCCTGAAACGACATCGTAGGCTTGTTTAATCGTACGCACGCATCCACGTGAATACacgcgaaacgaaacgaacgcaATACCTTCCCCTGGTACCATCAATGGCTCTTCGTGACAGGAAGCTCCTCCTTGGAATTTCATGTTCAAGACTGCAGTGAATGTTGCATAAGACCAGCGTCACGAGATCTGCGCAAAGAGGAGTGTCTCTACTAGAGATGTTACATAGACGACGgattaaagatataataataataataataataataataataataataataatagtaataatagtaacaatTCCAAATAGAATAAAGATCGTGTATGAGAAAAATAGTATACAAAACACGGTTAACCACTGGAATTATGTTCACTTTATGGAACATGGAGAATAATCGATACATCTTTGCaagaagaaatatctttctaactttaaaaaatatctctctCGAGAGGTTAATTtgcaaactttttaaaattcttctcgTCTTCCGCGTGATGAATTGCAGCAGTTATACTCTCAATCTTCGATCGTAGGATACATCGGCATTTGTTCGCAAAAAGTTTATATCTTTCTGACTTTAAAAAATGCGTCCTTCGAGAGATTAATTTGCAAACTTGTTCAAATTCCTCTTGTACCCCGCAAGATTAATTTCAACATTTGAGTTCCCAAGCTTCGGATCTGCGAGTTTTCCCAATGTCTCCGGTCGATACAGCAGCgtttatttccatttccaaCGCTTCCAAAGGAAACGCATGGCGTAGCAGCTTATCATCTCCTCCCGATCCGCGAATTCCACTTTCTACTTCGCATTACATACGCGTACATCGCTGCTCCTCCAACGTCGGATCCCCCGCAACAACAAAACGTCGTCCCTTTACGATTCCCCTCTAATCGATACACTCATTCACAGCTCGTCGCTTCTAATGATCATCTTTCCCTCGACTGTCATCCAATCATGTAAAACAACAAAGTCGAGCGAGACAATAACCTCACGATCCGGTTATAGGCATCCATCGAGTTCGAAAGCGAACTACTCGACGTGACTCGTTTAATACGTTAGAACCAGTAAAGTCGAGCGCTCTATTTCGAGAATATTTGAACGTGCGTTGAAAAAGCCAGCACGTTTTGTTTGTCGTACGAGAAAGAACGCGTTCTATGTCGCGAAACGAATTCGAAAGTTTGCCAAGGCGCaagtaaaagtagaaaatttcgatcgattttcgaGATGTTAGCGAGCGCGAAGGACTGATTAGCGTTATCCGATGATGGGCTTTCGCTATTAATAGCGTTAAACGTTCGCGTCTCTCGTAATCGATTAGATGGTGgtttatcattatttaaattaaattaattaaatcgattcGTTTTCTGGTTCTTGTCGTCGTCTTTGAGAAACTGACCAAGGTCAGCTCGTCTCAATTTCGTCGATGCCCGGTTTACTAAAATTGTATACGTAATAAAACAGTGGTTGAACAATTAATTCAAGAAACAGGTTATAATGACAGTTTGATGAAAAGGCCGTGATTTACTAGGATcgtaataatttgttttttaatttcattgctCCTTCGATTGCGATCTATTATTCGTTCAGAGGAAATTGGTTAAGACGACCAACTAGAATTTTTCAACAGTAATTTAACGAAAAGACTGTGATTTATTAAGATTCTAACACGTACATATTCGTTTGGCCActagttatt includes:
- the LOC132905991 gene encoding uncharacterized protein LOC132905991, which translates into the protein MPTTLPVLYLVTLVLCNIHCSLEHEIPRRSFLSRRAIDGTRGRKFFDPEEEGAFDSYGSAGGQYDPYQEKTDLSDIRKNVPGEPGIDYPAYTTLPQTGFTCEGRSRGYYADEVAGCQVFHVCHDVLVSSFLCPIGSVFSQKLLTCDWWTKVDCSASSKYIDVNRNSYQQDDDEMIRNAYAMISLQSGTDVTKDGLVDPDRTGSVVDYQRGPGRIPDYSSVDTAGNDLRTNFEDYRRPANRDFLPPYQFKDKKPEISGNYQGKFYSGEKFRSPYEDSPIIRVQKINDPGYGDQRNKDFQETYRRPSEFTNQFQPSYAPTVPTVTTTTRRFYSPTVPTTFKSSTLAYNKLDQAIDSSEYYLSRSRSNSFVTPPTRVFSNDDKNRQDLERDLKIAEAVSVRKPNRDDDYNRQESYEYDYDDVNSDETRDEHPKERFQVRVFDDFNYNRTKVSNGGSSLFDRVYAGFNHNSNDEEPLDDFETKGSIGLGHAFHQSFRGISVDEQNPARDETKVYGETQRGINFNKEEIKYTLVRPEPTRYPGEKKEETTEQYQRNDQRDTKTNKEEFLNNFNTFPSTTASSIIESTIKASTNLYEPRSSISNGSSALNNSTDINSELFNEKHIDTEDSGSQTSRPVEFLESPQKTQSKFQIKVPDLPEGSTLFNRYTTQNDEPSSRTTEIPRFQTDSDDYVDQSTSFDKSTGVTSNYGNVEISEDFSLQNHGSTVARPLVPSTGSWLSSSFSDRSNTKSPTEDFTRPEEGESPHTNHFDLSIKSTNDTEGKLEDNKKSEPPRFTTDDAVQNSRTISVSASTVSPPKIIKAITSSGFVNSSGSVSIIKTPEKLSTQGPIRISTSPATKSVDIESSVSTFRPVTHKSIEAGRSLEEKSKDDSDGVEASTVNTLLGSIMPGTLKHIEEAIEKNNSPYQVTLAMNKGAELIPTGQDIISKLIAQQGKETSTLNDEIHELEIIKSLEPEVHRMTELQITATNISDVRNASNFGNDFISSDLTDFKRNNPNTVSLLQLMSELMKQDRVPRPFSLSVAQNPELQTVNSNVQQPDEATFRSQESSTQSNSKTSAPRSKEGILGQLEQHFGEPLYREQKKIFDLPEKQRSIDFQTTILRNTNKYEESSTDKTIVPTIAQTNSKIDIRSTTTSTPRTTFTTKSEKTVVKTEFVPSIGFSFDTDEGREEYVEAVLGGLIEPQAAESQKKEIILKEKPEGETFLKKNETTKSVPEEI